TACCGGCCACAGCAGGCGGCGCGCTTTATCAAGGCTGACGTTATCCGGCCAGGAGTTCAGCGGCGCAAAACGCTGCTGACCGCGTCCGGAACCGCCACGGCCATCAACGGTACGGTACGTCCCGGCGCTGTGCCAGGCCATACGAATGAACAGCCCGATGTAACTGCCCCAGTCGGCAGGCCACCAGGATTGTGAATCGGTCAACACGCTACGGATATCAGCTTTCAGTGCGGAGTAGTCGAGTTTTTTAAACTCTTCGCGGTAGTTAAAGGACTCACCCAGCGGATTGGAGCGGTTAGAGTGCTGGTTCAGCAAATCGACGCGCAGTTGGTTCGGCCACCAGTCGCGGTTGCTGGTGGCACCGGCCGTGCTCTGCTTGCTGGCTTTATCATGGAAAGGACATTTCTCGACGGCTGAAGAGAGGGATTGTTCGTCTGACGTGCTCATATCTGGCTCCATTTGCTTGTGTAATGCCGTTACGATATACACTGCTTCCTGTTAAAGGTACTTGAATAAATCTACAGATTTGATAGCTAATACCTTTCTTTTAATGCATAAAAAACCGACAAACGTCACATAAATTTATTACTGCCTCATCAACCTTAGCAATCGCGCTACGCTTGTTCCGGTTTTTTTGTGTCTTGTTTGATCGTACCCATAAAAGCGGAGCGGATGAGCAGATCTTCATCTGTTGGCGGGGGGAGAAAGAGAGGGAAAAGGGCGGAGAGACTCCGCCACAGGCCAGGATAAAAGGTGGGATAAAGGCCTTTACCACGAAAAAGCGGAAAGCTCACCCCCCAGACGGAATGTTCGATGACAGGCAGGTCGGGGTTGTGCTGTTTTAATTTTTCAATTAATTCTCTGTTTTGTTGATACTGCGGAAGTTTATGGTTTTGGCCTCTTTCATAGTAAAAATAGATACCGCAAACTTTCACTCTGTCGGTGGGAGGAAAATCAGCATAGGTATTGATATCTTTTTTACCCACAATCAGCACTTCGTTATGGTATACGCCGTCAGATTCGGAAATCAGCCTTTCCGGGCTCATCATGGAGGCATAGGTTTGGTCAGGCATAGCGCTTTTTATATATTTCCTCACCTTTGCATTATTGTAGCTCTTATTGATGCCCAAAAAATATCTGTCACTGAGCGAGTAGGAGTTTTTATTTTCCCAACTTTGATTTCCTGCATGGTTGGGAAACCAGACATCTTTGTGAAATGTGCCAATGATATTTTGCGGTGGAGCAGCAAGGATAAATCCCACATCGGCCCATTGGCTACGATCATAGCAGGACGATTGCATACGAATGAGCGAACTGCTCACTATATCCCATGTGGCAATAATATCTTCTGCTCTGCCGTTAAAAAATGGTGAATTATCATCCTTTATATCACGGATTGTATGTATTAAAACTAAATTGTCGCGATGAGCATTTTTTCTTGAGGGTGATATTTGCGGTATTAAAAGTGTTTTTCGATAAACCTTTTTCCAGCTTTCAAGCTCAAAATATGAATCATTAAATATATTGGATTTGATCTTTTTCCCTAATATTCGCATGTGCGCCTCGAAAATTATTTGAGTTAAAGGAAGAACGCTGTAAATCGCTGAAAGCGAAACACAGCATGAATAGTGTCTTACGGAGGACACCATTTTTCAGTTGATTCGTAATAATGTTTATTAATCGTAGTTGTAGTTTATGAATGTTTATGAACGAACGCCATAATATCTGTCTTAATTAAGCGCTAAGGTTTATTCATAAGGCAGGAATTGATACCGGAAGATTTAATAATGTAATAACAGATTAGCACAAGCCGAAGGATTCAATAATATACTCTGCTTTGCGGGTAAATCGCTTTCCTCGTTGAGAAGATTCAATGACAGTGATGACCTGTAACTGGCCGGCAATGCGAGATCTGCTCCGCAACATTACCGACAAAGGAGTACACATCATGCGAAAAAACTCAAAAGTGAGACAGATGTAGTTAATTTAGAATAAGTGATGCGTTTGTTATTTTTTTAATGATCGAATTATGTCCTGTTTTTCATAGATAACCTTTTTACTGTAAGAAGTTAAACGATCTCCACAGATAGCCTTCGGTTCATTTTAAAAAGTAGCCAGTGGGCGCCTTGCTTTCATGTTCCGTTCGGGTGAGTTTTTCAATAAAGCTAACTTTGTCGCATACATCCAGCAGAATCTGATGCAGCGTGTTAAGCTGAGCATGAATTTCAGATTCGTGGTTTGCTGTATGTAACGCAAATTTCAAACCTCTGGAAATGTATTTGTCTGTGTGTGTTGTTTTATATTCAAGTGGTTCGATTTTCACCGCTGGATTAAAGTAAAATCCTTCCCGTGGAAGCGTCAGAATGAATTGCTCTTTAGTGTTAAATGTCGTGGCTATAATACGTCTGATTTGGAATATGGTTTGATATAAGGTGTTGGGTGATGTCTCTTTGGTGCGCTTTTCCCACGCATAATCATAAAGCTCGTTATGCGTAACAATCTCTCCGGACTTCTTTGTTATTAAAAGCTCAAGACATTTAGAAGCAGGTTTAGTCAATAATGCTGGTGGCAAGTACATATCACATCGACACAGAGTCCGTTCGGTTATATTAAAGTCAACTTCATTGTTAATGCGATATATATGCGAGTTCATTTAAATCCCCTTTTTGTTATTTATTGAATTCACTTTCGATAAGCATAAGCATACATTGCCATGGCAATAAATTTAAAAATATTTCATCTTAATAAGATTCTTATCACACATATTTATATGATGGTATAAACAAATATTTTATAAATCAATTGGTTGTATTATTATGTAATGTGTTTTTCCAGATGTTTTTGTGAATAATATAAATTAGATGAATGTGAACCCAGGATTATTTCGCCTGAATAATTTATTTATTATTCTGAGTTTTTACGGATGATTTTAATCTGGTTTTTTGTTTTTTCTTATCCGGGTTTGGGAGAATTAAGTTATTTTTGATAAAATATTAAATGTATAATGTTCCAATCCATTCATGATTTTTATGTTTTATTATAAGACTCTGTTACGCAAACCAGCTGAATGGAATCAGTATAAAACATAAATCAAAAGCCAGCGACAAAACCTCAGCGAAACGATCCTGACGCTGGTCTTTCCTTACAGGGCAAAATAAATTTAAGTTAAGTCGTTATACTTTTAACGCCAGCTGGTCTTTGCGGATATCAATTTTCACTTCATTTTTTGCCGCTGAGGTTAACGCATGGTCAGCCAGAATCGGTAATAAATGAGAGGTCAATATCTGGTCAATATCGCGCGCGCCACTTTGCTGTACCTGACAACGTTTCGCCACCCAATTAACCACTTTATTTGTCCAGCCTGGGCGTGAGTCGCTTTCTGTCGCAGTTTGATAACGGCGGCACAGGTGCTGAAGCTTCAATTCGATGATCTGCGCCAGCTCCAGCGGCTGCAAGGGCAGGTAAGGGATCAGCGTCATACGTCCCATCAACGCCGGGCTGAAGACACGTTCAAACTCAGGGCGAATAATATTGCACAACGCTTCCGGCGAGGTTGTGCCTTTTTCCCAGGCGCTAATCAGCGCCGCGCTGGCCAGATTAGACGTCATAATAATCAGCGTGTTACGGAAATTAATCATCTGTCCTTCTGCGTCTTCGATGATGCCCTTATCGAAAATTTGATAGAACAGCTCCATGACGTCCGGGTGCGCTTTTTCCACTTCATCCAGCAGTACCACACAATAGGGGTTACGGCGCACGGCTTCGGTAAGTACACCGCCCTGACCGTAACCCACATAGCCTGGCGGTGAACCTTTCAGCCCCGAAACGGAGTGGGCCTCCTGGTACTCGGACATATTAATGGTCACCATGCTTTTTTCCCCGCCGTACAGCAGTTCTGCCAGCGCCAGCGACGTTTCGGTTTTGCCGATTCCCGAGGGACCGGCCAGCATGTAAACGCCGGTGGGTTTTTGCGGATCGGCAAGCCCGGCGCGACTGATGCGAATTTGTTGAGTGATATGCTTGAGGGCATGTCTTTGCCCAATAATCCGTTGTTCAAGCCGTTCGCACAGGGAGTCCAGTTGCTGGTGCTCCTGTTCCAGCATGTGTCCAAGCGGGATTCCGGTCCAGTCTGCAACCACGTCCGCCACGCAGGCGGCGTCCACGCACTCAAACACCATCGCGTGCTGTTGGTGACATGCAGCCAGCGTTTCACGCATCTGCGCAATTTCTTCGGCATCCTGGCTCTGCTGTAGCTGTTGCACCAGCAGCGTTTGCCGCTCCCATTCCTTACGCAGTGAATCGAGAGAGGCCTGCAAGCTCGTGGCATGCTGACGAAGTTTTACCTGCCGCTCTGGCGCGCTGTTTTCTCGTTTCAGTGCGGCAATCTCGCACTCAATGGCGCGCAGTTGTACGCAGATGGCCTCAATCTCTTTCGGTTCCTGAGTTTGTGATATCGCCACGCGGGCGCAAGCGGTATCCAGCAAACTCACCGATTTGTCGGGAAGCTGGCGTTCGGCAATGTAACGGCTGGAGAGAGAGATAGCGGCATGGATGGCGCTTTCGAGGATGGGAACACCGTGATGTCGGGACATGGCTGGTGCCATCGCGCGTAACATTGTCGTTGCTTTATCCGTATCCGGCTCCGCCACTTTGATGAGCTGAAAGCGGCGCGCCAGCGCGGCATCTTTCTCGAAGTATTTTTTATATTCCACCCAGGTTGTGGCGGCAATAATTCGCAACTCACCGCGCGCCAGCGCGGGTTTGAGTAAGTTAGCCGCATCGCTTTGTCCGGCGGATCCTCCTGCGCCAATGAGCGTATGCGCTTCATCAATGAATAAAATAATCGGCATGGGGGCGCGGGCGACCTCTTTCAGCAACTGCTGAAGGCGGTTTTCAAACTCACCTTTCACGCTCGCGCCGGCCTGTAATAACCCCAAATCCAGCGTCAATATCTCTGTCGATTCCAGCATCTGCGGAAAGGTGCCAGCGACAATGCGCATCGCCAGCGCTTCGGCAAGCGCAGTTTTCCCGACGCCGGGCTCACCGGTAAGAATCGGGTTGTTCTGGCGGCGGCGTAACAGAATATCTACCATCTGGCGCAGTTCGGATTCGCGGCCCAGAACCGGATCCAGTTCGCCTTTACGTGCCAGTTCACTGAGGTTGCGCGTGTATCTTTGCAGTGCAGAGGTACTGGCCGCTGGCTGTTCATCGCGAGCAGGCACGGGCGCATAGATGCTTTGCAGCAACGCCAGCGCTTTGGGGCGATCGCATTGCAGTGCTTTTTCCACCGGGGTGGCGAACCGTAAGGCATTGCCGTCATCAAATAACGCGCCCAGCAGGGCGGCGGGCGTCAGTTGGGTTTGTCCCCAGTGGCTGCTTGCTAATAACCAGCCCGCAATAAACCACTCGGTCAGCGCAAGGGAAAAGTGGGGCGCGGCGTTTTGTTGCGGCCGCTGGTGCTGAAGCTCCTGCTGTAATGCATCAAACAACCGGCTGACCGGCAGCCCGCTCTGTAATCCCAGTTGTTCAATCAAGGGGCTTTGCTGGCGCAGTATTGCCATCAGTAAATGTTCTGGCGTCACTTCTGTATGTTGCAGAGAAACCGCATGGCTGACGGCGGTGTCAAGTACCGCTCGTCCCTCAGCGGAAAGCTTCTTAATTATTGGTTTTAAATGATGGCTCATAAAAGTACCTTCAATGGTGTTACTGACACTGTGCGATTTCGTCGGGCAAACCAGAAAGCGCGTGCGCCGCTAACTCGTCAGGTTGCGGATACGCTGACTGCTCGTTGAGATCGCTGATTTGTTGAGTGAGGGAACTGATTTCATCGGCGTTCGTTTTCCAGCTTTGCCACGCCTCCTCAAGGGGCTGAGTGTTGGACATGGCGAAACGAACGAGGATCTGTTTGATGCCTAATCGCTTAAGCAACTCTGCGCTGTCACCGAAATCACGGCTGTCGATCAGGGTTTCTCCTGAAGAGAACAGGCTGACAAACCACGGCCAGGCATCGTCGCCATTAATCTGATCGACCGCGACAAAATCAGGGAACGTAACGCTTAGCGTGACGCCGCGGCACTGGCCCGGCTGCCAGGTGAAATCGGCCTTGTCGGCAAAATTCATACTGCTGAGCACCTGGCCGCCTTTCTGGCAGTTCAGTAACAGTTGTGTTCCGGTTGGGATCACCTGCGCGCCTTCAGCGATAGTGGCTGGCAAGCTGGTGACCGTCGTTTTCACAACCTGTTTTTCGAGCTTGCTTTGTTGCAACTCAAGCGCCGCAACTTTGGCCTGCAACGTTGCTTTCCGATCCTGGACTTTGGTGGTGGTGCGTTGCGGCAGATCCTGAAGAATATCCGGGGGAAAGGCGTTACGGAGATACTGACTAAATTCCGCCGTTAAGGGCAGCGTCATGCCAGCAAAACCGGCGGCGCGAAGACCATTATTGTCCACCGACAGCATGGGCTTCGCCGGGCCGCGCAGGAAATTGCCCACCAGTTGCTGGCTCAGCGTTTGTTGCTCTTCATAGCTGCGTTTTTCGGCATTTTTCCCCAGCGGCCAAATCACGCTGCTTTTCCATTGCGTATTCAACCAACAAGCGCTGCTGGCCATCGCGTTCGCCAGTAGCGTGCGGGCATCATCCTGATACAGCCGCCACACTGCCGCCACATCCGCATCGGGCTCATCGGGGGAAACGCGTTCCTGCAACGTGGCCAGTGCCGGCAGGAGAGTACCCAGCGGGTTGGTGTCCGGTTTTTGTTGCCCGGGGGTAAAAAGCCCGCGCGTTAACGTATCACCGGGTTTCTCCTGCGCTACGGCTGCAGTAACGGCGCTGTTCCGGGATTTTTGCCACGCGAGCCACGCCTGTTGAGCAGATTGCGCGGTGGCGGCCGCAGCCGTTTGGCTTTTGCCCTGAAACCAGGCGGCAAGCGACTGGCGCAGTTGATTGTTGATCCGCTCTGTGCGTTGCAGCAGCGCGGCACCATCGCCCGCGCGGGCGAGCGTCTGAACGTCACGCAGCGTGGTCAGCCAGGGCTGTGCGTGTTCCGGCGCAATGGTGTCAAGCTCGTCAACAATGCGGGCGGCAAAGCGCATCGCCGGGCTTTGATTCTGGCTGATAGCAATCAGCTGGCGGCGCGACACCGTGCCTGTTTCATCCGGTGAAAGATGCGCCGTCACGTCGATCAGATAGTGACGCCATGCCTGCTGCCTCACTTGTTGCCAGCTTTCGCGCAATGGCTGAAAAACCGGTTCAGTGCGCCCGGCAGCGGCTTCAATCTCTGCCATCCATTGATTAACGGTGGCTTCACCGGCCTGCGTCCATCTCCCGTCGAGAGCCAGTGAATCGGGTAAGGCTGGCCAGAACGTTGCCGCGTGCAGCGGCGGAAATGCGGCGTCCGGAGCCTGTAACCAGCGTAACGACAGATCGTGATTGACCAGATTTTCCAGCACCCGTTGTGCGTTCTGCAACCAGCGTTCGCCATAGGGACGCTGCATGTAATAACGCTCCAGCGCCAGCCGGGTCAGCGGCGATAGCGTCGGCGGATAGACATTTTGCGTCAGTTCGTCGCTGATCGGCGCGGCTTCGGCGAGGGTATCCAGCGGCGTACCTTGCTGCATTTGTCGCCAGCGCGTGACTGCCGCAGCCAGTTGCAGAATGGCGTGCCGCTGTTGCGCGGGCGACGCGTGAAGGGCGCGTTGCTGATACGCTTCCAGCGTCTGCCGGGCAGGGCGGGCCGTCACTGGAATGCGGGCAAGCAACGTTTCAGCCTCGCGTTGTTGCTGGTTGAATAAAGGCATAAACGGCAGCCAGGGCAGCGCCAGCGTGGCATGTTGCTCGTCTGCGGCAACAAACGCCGCTAGCTTATCCGGCGCTAATTCAGCCAGCCCCGGGCGCAAGCGCATGGCGCTCATACTGGCACTTATCGCCAGCCAGAGGGCGCAGATACCGGCTGCGGTGTAGCAGCACGTTCTGCCGAAGGAACGCTGATACCAGCGCAGCCCGCTTCTTTTTAAACTCAATGCCGGAAGGTGGCGGGTCAACAACTCCTGGATGAAATAGCTGCTGCGGCGACCCTGATTTTCCACCTGAGGTTCGGCGGCGCAAAACCAGATGCTCTTTAGCGTGGCCGGGCTGAAATAGGCGTTGGCTTCGCACAGGGCGGCCAGCGTGTAGCGCAGGGCGGGTTCCAGCCGGGCGAACGCTTCCGGGAAATCCAGCAGGGCATTGTACTCAGGCGCGCTGAGCGTGGCCGGGCGCGCCATACTCAGCCGCACGAGAGAAAAGCCTTCATGCAGACGGGTGAATAGCGGTTGCAGCGTGGTGTCGTCCTGGCCATCAATATGCGGCGGCACACTCCATGTATAACCCAGCGCCTGCTGGCGCTGGGCGTCAGAAAGCTGATGCTGCCACAAACTGAAACCTGGAAACTTATCGCACTGGGTGACCAACACGTAGAGTGGCAAGCGCTCGCCATAGTGCCGGACCAACGGTTCGATAAGGCTACGTTGCTGGCGAGCCAGCGCATGCAATTGGCTGAGATCGCCACGCATTAACTGGCTCATCGGCAACGCTATGATGATGCCGCCCGGCGCGGGAATGTGCGTGCACCAGCGGGCAAGTTTGCTCCAGGCCTGGCGGAAGCTGGCAGCACCGTTTAAAAAATTGCTCGACAGATCGAGCACGCACAAATCGCGGAAAAACCACCACCGCAGCGTGCGGGTTGGGGCTGTGATGCCATCGACGCTATCACCATAAAAACGGGGCAACCCTGCGCTGGCCAGCAGCGTACTTTTGCCACAGCGTTCACCAACCAGCAAATACCACGGAAGATGCGTGCGCCGACGCTTAATGCGCCTGATGACCGAGGCTCCCGCTTTCCAGTGATTAAACAGCACATATTCCCGGCGCGATAAGCGGTATTTTGTGAACCAGCGGCGGCCTTTTTTCCCCCTGATAAGCAGCAATAACTCGGGGAGCGAGTGCCACAGCAGCGCGGCCAGCACCATGACCAGCAGCCACAGCAGCAGGATCCCTGGCGTGCTCCATCCTTGCCACAGGCCGAGCATAAAACTGAAGATCAGCGACAGGCACAGTACCGCCAGCCAGCCAGTAAAACAGGCTAATTTCTTAAACATAGAGGTCAGTTTGTGTAGTGATAAAGAAGCAAAAGTAAAAATCCGTACAGCAGCAACAGAGTCACGGTTGTCCGCAGTAGCAGGCGTTTATGCAGCGGCGTGGCGATGGTTTGTCCGCATGTCGCGGGCGTGATCGCGCTGTCGTTTGGCCAGCTTAGCCATGACGCAGGCAAGCACAGCGCACGCTGCTCTGTAATGATCTCCTGCAACGGCTCGTCATCTTCGGGCGTGCTGTACTGACCGTGAAAACCATTTTGCAGACAGAAGAGAAAGACCTTTCTCGCCTGATGCCAGGCAGGCTCAAGCTGCGCCAGACAGGTAAAAAATCGCTCTCCGGCGACGGTGATATTCAGATACTTACGCTGCAATAATTCACTCTGCCAGCGCTCGCGCCACGGCAAGGAGGAACAGAGCACCGTTTCATCGATCCAGGCGATAACCGCAAACTGCGCGGCCGCTTTCTCCTCTTCGCTGGCATCCTGTCGGCCGGCTCGTTGCATTGCCTGTTCCAGCCGGACAAGGCACCCTTGCCGCGCGTCGGCGTAATCGGTAAACGATGTTGGCTCTGCAATCATCTCCAGTACTTGCCTGAAGACGGGCAGATAGCTATCAAGAAGCTCGCTCATGACACCCCCATAAAGACGGCCTGGACTTGCAGATCGTCGGGCGCATCATCCCAATAAAACGCCAGGCTCTGCTCCTGGTCGATCTTCTTCCACAGCTCATCCTGTTGGTTCAGTTGGTAATAGACCGCGTTTTTGCTCTGCGGCACGCCACGCGGAGCGGGATTCAGCGCCGTAGCGGCAATCCCCGGCAGCGCATGTTGAATCAGCTTACCGATCGCCGAACCCGGTGCCACTTTGAAACCGCTGCTCTCGGTTGTGCCGGGGAGTTGCTGCTCTGAACGCAGCCGCAGCAACACGCTGTCGCCCTGTTGTCCGCCGAGTGACGACAAATCGCCGATAAAGATGCGTTGGCTGGTCGGCACGAAGGTGATCCAGACGTTATCTTCCAGCGCCAGGTTATTGAGCAGTGAAAGCAGAAGGGTTTTCGCGCTGGCGAAACAGGCGTAAAGGTCATAGTGGTCATACGGCAACAGGCGCATCGTCTCACCGGCCCATTCACCATTAAATGAACAGCGATCGCTGAAACTGGAGAGTTCGCCAATCAGTTGCGCCAGCAGACCGTAAACAGGCCACGGATGCATGCCCGGCGTACGACAGTAGTGGTGCAGCAACGGCAGAACCCGGTTAAGCGAGCGCATCACCAACAGTTGCGTCATATCGCCGCGCTGGGCGGTATTGCTCTGTTCCGGGCGTTTGTACTCCTCGAGTTTATAGGCGCGGTTTGCCAGCTCGGCATACAGACCGTCCAGCAGATTTTTCAGCACCGGCGTGCTGCCAAGGCTGACCAGTGGAGGACAAAAACTGGCGTCAGGGATCACCCGATCGGTGTCATAGCGCAGCCGCAGAAGGGGAATAAATTCACAATCCACCACCGCCTCTTTCTCGCTGTCGGTGAGGATCTGTACGTTATAAAGAATGCGTGAGACGCTGCACTCCGGCCCGTCGAAGTAGACATCTTTCATTACGCCTTCTTCCGGTGCTTTAAACCAACGGCTGTTTGGCGAGTCACCGACATTCACATGGCCTGGGTCGAAACGGCGCAGCGCCAGCCATAGGGTTAACGGTTTCTCCAGTTGTTTCCATGCCTGGCGAAATTGTCGCGGCTGCAGGCTACAGTTGCCGGGAAACTCCAGATAATCCCCGGAAGGTAACAGCGCCTTCAGGTGTTCAATTTTTAGCGTGAAATCAACCAACGTTTCCGGGTTAAACACCAACTCAATCAGCCCAACATTCCACGGCTGCGCCAGTTGGCGATGGCGTGACAGCATGTAGTGATGATGCAGATCGACAGACTGCAAATGTTGCGGCTGTAGATAAACACCCGAATACCAGTAAATCTGCTGAAGTTCTGGGTACATATCAGCTTCCTTGCCTGGCAGGGGAGGATGCAGGCGCGGGCGTCGCATTTTGCAGGCGCAGCGGTTCGCGTTCCGCGCCGGTAAACTGCGTCATGCTGTTGCTACCGAGATGAAGGGATAGCGTTACCGGCGCCAGTTGTGCATGCCAGCGCGGCGTCCACCAGCCGGAACTTTCGGTGGTGACGGGAATGCGGATAAGCGCCATATGTTGCTTTTGCGGGAACGGGTAATAACCGGCAACCACTGCGAGGTAACGGGTATTCTCGCTGCGATCGATATGCAGCGTTGTGCGCTGTCCCGGCATGGCGGCATAGCGGTCAACTTTTAAGATCTCATCCTGCGCGCCCGCGGCACTGAACAGGCTCTTTAAAGCGAAAGGGTTAGAGAGCAGTTTGCTTAGCGTATTGGCTTGTTGCGCCTGGATAACCAGTAACGTGCAGCTATTGGCGATGCCATGTACCGCATTCAAATCCGGGTCGGTTTGAATCGCCAACGTGATGGCGCCCTGGGCAAAAGGCGCGGCAACCTGGTCAATGGCCTGCTGTTTCGTGGCGGGCGCGGGGTTTTCCTCTGCACACCCGCTAAGCAGCGCAGCGCAAAAAGCAATGATAAGGGTATGTTTTCCCGGCATTATTGGCTCTGTCCTGTTAATACATTATGAATGGCATGCAGGCTGGTATCGTCGGTAAGCATCTCTTCCAGCCATTCGGTCAGCGTCATATTTGCCCAGCGGGCGGCGCGATCCATCAGAAACGGCACCGGGCTGGAGGGTTCGGTTTGGCGAAACCACGCGCCGATAGCCAGCATTTGGCTGATGGCTAACTCACGGTTCATCACCTGTGAGGTGGCGAAGGGCGACGTTGTGGTCAGCGGTGCGTCTTCTGCGCTGTCAGCAGGCGCATCGGCAGGGAGGGGCATTGCCCGTTGCGCCAGGCGTTGCAGATAGTCGGTGATTTCCGCCAGGGTCTGGCGAATCAGCACAAAAACGTCACCCTC
The Kosakonia oryzae genome window above contains:
- a CDS encoding type VI secretion protein IcmF/TssM N-terminal domain-containing protein yields the protein MFKKLACFTGWLAVLCLSLIFSFMLGLWQGWSTPGILLLWLLVMVLAALLWHSLPELLLLIRGKKGRRWFTKYRLSRREYVLFNHWKAGASVIRRIKRRRTHLPWYLLVGERCGKSTLLASAGLPRFYGDSVDGITAPTRTLRWWFFRDLCVLDLSSNFLNGAASFRQAWSKLARWCTHIPAPGGIIIALPMSQLMRGDLSQLHALARQQRSLIEPLVRHYGERLPLYVLVTQCDKFPGFSLWQHQLSDAQRQQALGYTWSVPPHIDGQDDTTLQPLFTRLHEGFSLVRLSMARPATLSAPEYNALLDFPEAFARLEPALRYTLAALCEANAYFSPATLKSIWFCAAEPQVENQGRRSSYFIQELLTRHLPALSLKRSGLRWYQRSFGRTCCYTAAGICALWLAISASMSAMRLRPGLAELAPDKLAAFVAADEQHATLALPWLPFMPLFNQQQREAETLLARIPVTARPARQTLEAYQQRALHASPAQQRHAILQLAAAVTRWRQMQQGTPLDTLAEAAPISDELTQNVYPPTLSPLTRLALERYYMQRPYGERWLQNAQRVLENLVNHDLSLRWLQAPDAAFPPLHAATFWPALPDSLALDGRWTQAGEATVNQWMAEIEAAAGRTEPVFQPLRESWQQVRQQAWRHYLIDVTAHLSPDETGTVSRRQLIAISQNQSPAMRFAARIVDELDTIAPEHAQPWLTTLRDVQTLARAGDGAALLQRTERINNQLRQSLAAWFQGKSQTAAAATAQSAQQAWLAWQKSRNSAVTAAVAQEKPGDTLTRGLFTPGQQKPDTNPLGTLLPALATLQERVSPDEPDADVAAVWRLYQDDARTLLANAMASSACWLNTQWKSSVIWPLGKNAEKRSYEEQQTLSQQLVGNFLRGPAKPMLSVDNNGLRAAGFAGMTLPLTAEFSQYLRNAFPPDILQDLPQRTTTKVQDRKATLQAKVAALELQQSKLEKQVVKTTVTSLPATIAEGAQVIPTGTQLLLNCQKGGQVLSSMNFADKADFTWQPGQCRGVTLSVTFPDFVAVDQINGDDAWPWFVSLFSSGETLIDSRDFGDSAELLKRLGIKQILVRFAMSNTQPLEEAWQSWKTNADEISSLTQQISDLNEQSAYPQPDELAAHALSGLPDEIAQCQ
- the tssJ gene encoding type VI secretion system lipoprotein TssJ, translating into MPGKHTLIIAFCAALLSGCAEENPAPATKQQAIDQVAAPFAQGAITLAIQTDPDLNAVHGIANSCTLLVIQAQQANTLSKLLSNPFALKSLFSAAGAQDEILKVDRYAAMPGQRTTLHIDRSENTRYLAVVAGYYPFPQKQHMALIRIPVTTESSGWWTPRWHAQLAPVTLSLHLGSNSMTQFTGAEREPLRLQNATPAPASSPARQGS
- the tssH gene encoding type VI secretion system ATPase TssH, producing the protein MSHHLKPIIKKLSAEGRAVLDTAVSHAVSLQHTEVTPEHLLMAILRQQSPLIEQLGLQSGLPVSRLFDALQQELQHQRPQQNAAPHFSLALTEWFIAGWLLASSHWGQTQLTPAALLGALFDDGNALRFATPVEKALQCDRPKALALLQSIYAPVPARDEQPAASTSALQRYTRNLSELARKGELDPVLGRESELRQMVDILLRRRQNNPILTGEPGVGKTALAEALAMRIVAGTFPQMLESTEILTLDLGLLQAGASVKGEFENRLQQLLKEVARAPMPIILFIDEAHTLIGAGGSAGQSDAANLLKPALARGELRIIAATTWVEYKKYFEKDAALARRFQLIKVAEPDTDKATTMLRAMAPAMSRHHGVPILESAIHAAISLSSRYIAERQLPDKSVSLLDTACARVAISQTQEPKEIEAICVQLRAIECEIAALKRENSAPERQVKLRQHATSLQASLDSLRKEWERQTLLVQQLQQSQDAEEIAQMRETLAACHQQHAMVFECVDAACVADVVADWTGIPLGHMLEQEHQQLDSLCERLEQRIIGQRHALKHITQQIRISRAGLADPQKPTGVYMLAGPSGIGKTETSLALAELLYGGEKSMVTINMSEYQEAHSVSGLKGSPPGYVGYGQGGVLTEAVRRNPYCVVLLDEVEKAHPDVMELFYQIFDKGIIEDAEGQMINFRNTLIIMTSNLASAALISAWEKGTTSPEALCNIIRPEFERVFSPALMGRMTLIPYLPLQPLELAQIIELKLQHLCRRYQTATESDSRPGWTNKVVNWVAKRCQVQQSGARDIDQILTSHLLPILADHALTSAAKNEVKIDIRKDQLALKV
- a CDS encoding winged helix-turn-helix domain-containing protein, which codes for MNSHIYRINNEVDFNITERTLCRCDMYLPPALLTKPASKCLELLITKKSGEIVTHNELYDYAWEKRTKETSPNTLYQTIFQIRRIIATTFNTKEQFILTLPREGFYFNPAVKIEPLEYKTTHTDKYISRGLKFALHTANHESEIHAQLNTLHQILLDVCDKVSFIEKLTRTEHESKAPTGYFLK
- the tssK gene encoding type VI secretion system baseplate subunit TssK; translation: MYPELQQIYWYSGVYLQPQHLQSVDLHHHYMLSRHRQLAQPWNVGLIELVFNPETLVDFTLKIEHLKALLPSGDYLEFPGNCSLQPRQFRQAWKQLEKPLTLWLALRRFDPGHVNVGDSPNSRWFKAPEEGVMKDVYFDGPECSVSRILYNVQILTDSEKEAVVDCEFIPLLRLRYDTDRVIPDASFCPPLVSLGSTPVLKNLLDGLYAELANRAYKLEEYKRPEQSNTAQRGDMTQLLVMRSLNRVLPLLHHYCRTPGMHPWPVYGLLAQLIGELSSFSDRCSFNGEWAGETMRLLPYDHYDLYACFASAKTLLLSLLNNLALEDNVWITFVPTSQRIFIGDLSSLGGQQGDSVLLRLRSEQQLPGTTESSGFKVAPGSAIGKLIQHALPGIAATALNPAPRGVPQSKNAVYYQLNQQDELWKKIDQEQSLAFYWDDAPDDLQVQAVFMGVS
- a CDS encoding DotU family type IV/VI secretion system protein; translation: MSELLDSYLPVFRQVLEMIAEPTSFTDYADARQGCLVRLEQAMQRAGRQDASEEEKAAAQFAVIAWIDETVLCSSLPWRERWQSELLQRKYLNITVAGERFFTCLAQLEPAWHQARKVFLFCLQNGFHGQYSTPEDDEPLQEIITEQRALCLPASWLSWPNDSAITPATCGQTIATPLHKRLLLRTTVTLLLLYGFLLLLLYHYTN